A genomic window from Lutra lutra chromosome 17, mLutLut1.2, whole genome shotgun sequence includes:
- the PSMD7 gene encoding 26S proteasome non-ATPase regulatory subunit 7 has product MPELAVQKVVVHPLVLLSVVDHFNRIGKVGNQKRVVGVLLGSWQKKVLDVSNSFAVPFDEDDKDDSVWFLDHDYLENMYGMFKKVNARERIVGWYHTGPKLHKNDIAINELMKRYCPNSVLVIIDVKPKDLGLPTEAYISVEEVHDDGTPTSKTFEHVTSEIGAEEAEEVGVEHLLRDIKDTTVGTLSQRITNQVHGLKGLNSKLLDIRSYLEKVATGKLPINHQIIYQLQDVFNLLPDVSLQEFVKAFYLKTNDQMVVVYLASLIRSVVALHNLINNKIANRDAEKKEGQEKEESKKDRKDDKEKEKDKEKSDGKKEEKKEKK; this is encoded by the exons ATGCCGGAGCTGGCGGTGCAGAAGGTGGTAGTTCACCCCCTGGTGCTGCTCAGTGTGGTGGATCATTTCAACCG AATAGGCAAGGTTGGAAACCAGAAGCGCGTTGTTGGTGTGCTTTTAGGGTCATGGCAAAAGAAAGTACTCGACGTTTCCAACAGTTTTGCAG tcccttTTGATGAAGATGACAAAGATGATTCCGTCTGGTTTTTAGACCATGATTATTTGGAAAACATGTATGGAATGTTTAAGAAGGTCAATG CCAGAGAAAGAATAGTTGGGTGGTACCACACAGGCCCTAAACTACACAAGAATGACATCGCCATTAACGAACTCATGAAAAGATACTGCCCTAACTCA GTACTGGTCATCATTGACGTGAAGCCAAAGGACCTGGGACTGCCCACAGAAGCGTATATTTCAGTGGAAGAAGTTCATGAT GATGGAACTCCAACCTCGAAAACATTTGAGCACGTGACCAGTGAAATTGGAGCCGAGGAAGCCGAGGAAGTTGGAGTTGAGCATTTGTTACG AGACATCAAAGACACTACAGTGGGCACTCTTTCCCAGCGGATCACAAACCAGGTCCATGGTTTGAAGGGACTGAACTCCAAGCTTCTGGATATCAGGAGCTATCTAGAGAAAGTGGCCACAGGCAAGCTGCCTATCAACCACCAGATCATCTACCAGCTACAGGACGTGTTCAACCTGCTGCCAGATGTCAGCCTCCAGGAGTTTGTCAAGGCCTTTTACCTGAAGACCAACGACCAGATGGTAGTGGTATATTTGGCCTCACTGATCCGTTCTGTGGTCGCCCTGCACAACCTCATCAACAACAAGATTGCCAACCGGgatgcagagaagaaagaagggcaagaaaaagaagagagcaaaaaggatagaaaagatgacaaagaaaaagaaaaagataaggaaaagagtgatggaaagaaagaagagaaaaaggagaaaaaataa